One segment of Dolichospermum sp. DET69 DNA contains the following:
- a CDS encoding ABC-2 family transporter protein — translation MKKPLRKFLTLLSVNYAYMLEYRSELILWILAGSLPIIMMGIWVQAAESGKFAFKSIDFARYFLAVFLVRQLTVVWVIYEFEKQVLEGKLSLKLLQPLDPVWHHVANHVGERVARIPFVFLLLIFFFVLYPQAFWLPSIANLFLFILATIMAFALRFIIQYTFAMFAFWTERAAALENLWLLFFIFLSGLIAPLDIFPENVRNIVMLTPFPYIINFPASILVGLPVDLTRGFLSTLGWFFMFLGINRFLWRKGLKQYSGMGA, via the coding sequence ATGAAAAAACCTCTCAGAAAATTCTTGACTTTACTATCAGTAAACTATGCTTATATGTTGGAATATAGGTCAGAATTAATATTATGGATTTTAGCGGGTTCTCTACCAATTATTATGATGGGTATTTGGGTACAAGCTGCTGAAAGTGGTAAATTTGCTTTTAAATCTATAGATTTTGCTCGGTATTTTTTAGCGGTTTTTCTGGTTAGACAACTCACTGTTGTTTGGGTAATTTATGAATTTGAAAAACAAGTATTAGAAGGTAAACTTTCCCTAAAATTATTACAGCCTTTAGATCCAGTTTGGCATCATGTAGCTAATCATGTTGGTGAAAGGGTAGCTCGAATACCTTTCGTATTCCTTTTATTAATATTCTTTTTTGTTTTATATCCCCAGGCTTTTTGGCTGCCAAGTATAGCTAATTTATTCCTATTTATATTAGCAACAATTATGGCTTTTGCTTTAAGATTTATAATTCAATATACCTTTGCAATGTTTGCATTTTGGACAGAAAGAGCCGCTGCTTTAGAAAATTTATGGTTGTTGTTTTTTATATTTTTATCAGGTTTAATCGCACCTTTAGATATTTTTCCCGAAAATGTCAGAAACATCGTGATGTTAACACCTTTTCCTTATATCATTAACTTTCCAGCCAGTATTTTAGTTGGCTTACCTGTGGATTTAACCAGAGGATTTTTGTCAACTTTAGGTTGGTTTTTCATGTTTTTAGGTATTAATCGCTTTTTATGGCGTAAGGGTTTGAAACAATATTCAGGAATGGGAGCTTAA
- a CDS encoding ATP-binding cassette domain-containing protein: MSIIIAENLSKSYPVAIKDPGLRGTINHFFHRTYRNINAVQDVTFSIEPGEIVGFLGPNGAGKTTTLKMLTGLIHPSSGTVKVSGFVPFNRQQAFLQKITLVMGQKQQLIWDLPALDSLRINAAVYNISDKEFQRRVGELTEMLALEGKLTQPVRKLSLGERMKAELLAALLHRPQVLFLDEPTLGLDVNAQVGVREFLKEYNQLYQATILLTSHYMADITALCQRVLLIHQGKLMYDGRLAGLLESFAPYREIYVELVQALPLEQLTSYGDVQMLEGRRVRFIVQQEAMTRTVSQILADLEVVDLTVTEPPIEEIIGRIFHTGFNN; encoded by the coding sequence ATGTCAATTATCATAGCAGAAAACCTCAGTAAATCCTATCCAGTAGCGATTAAAGATCCAGGGCTACGGGGAACAATTAACCATTTTTTCCACCGGACTTATCGTAATATTAACGCTGTTCAAGATGTCACTTTTAGCATTGAACCTGGGGAAATCGTCGGTTTTTTAGGTCCCAATGGCGCAGGTAAAACTACCACCTTAAAAATGCTCACAGGGCTAATTCATCCTTCTAGTGGTACAGTCAAAGTCAGTGGATTTGTTCCCTTTAATCGTCAACAAGCATTTTTGCAAAAAATCACTTTAGTGATGGGACAAAAACAGCAATTAATTTGGGATTTACCAGCCTTAGATTCTTTGAGAATTAACGCTGCTGTTTATAATATTTCTGATAAAGAATTTCAACGTCGAGTTGGGGAATTAACAGAAATGCTGGCTTTAGAAGGTAAACTGACTCAACCAGTGCGAAAATTATCATTAGGTGAACGGATGAAAGCTGAACTGTTAGCAGCACTTTTACACCGTCCCCAAGTTTTATTTCTCGATGAACCAACTTTAGGATTAGATGTTAATGCTCAAGTGGGAGTGCGGGAATTTTTAAAGGAATATAATCAGCTATATCAAGCAACCATATTATTAACGAGTCATTACATGGCTGATATTACAGCTTTGTGTCAACGGGTGTTATTAATTCATCAAGGAAAACTCATGTATGATGGTAGATTAGCTGGATTATTGGAAAGTTTTGCTCCTTATCGAGAAATTTATGTGGAGTTAGTTCAAGCATTACCATTAGAACAACTTACGTCCTATGGTGATGTGCAAATGCTAGAAGGAAGAAGGGTCAGATTTATTGTGCAACAAGAAGCGATGACTCGCACTGTTTCCCAGATTTTAGCCGATTTGGAAGTGGTAGATTTAACAGTCACAGAACCACCTATAGAAGAGATAATTGGCAGAATTTTTCATACAGGATTTAACAATTAA
- a CDS encoding Rpn family recombination-promoting nuclease/putative transposase — protein MAFFATFVLDSALVQQIMRWDMAILQESPWYQQIFAEGEQRGEQRGEQRAILSSIELILEMKFGQEGLQLMPKISQVADLEQLKNLQRSILTVNTFDELQKFMPRN, from the coding sequence ATGGCTTTTTTTGCTACGTTCGTATTAGATAGCGCCTTAGTTCAACAAATTATGAGGTGGGATATGGCAATTTTACAAGAGTCTCCTTGGTATCAACAAATTTTTGCAGAAGGTGAACAACGGGGTGAACAACGGGGTGAACAACGAGCTATACTGTCATCTATTGAACTAATTTTAGAGATGAAATTTGGTCAAGAAGGTTTACAACTCATGCCAAAAATATCACAAGTTGCTGATTTAGAACAGTTAAAAAATCTTCAAAGGAGCATTTTAACTGTTAATACTTTTGATGAATTGCAGAAGTTTATGCCGAGAAATTAA